One Rhododendron vialii isolate Sample 1 chromosome 2a, ASM3025357v1 genomic region harbors:
- the LOC131317994 gene encoding protein AGENET DOMAIN (AGD)-CONTAINING P1-like isoform X5, giving the protein MPLPHFEKGDKVEVTKGDDDDNSSSCCSWFPASILRPFPAKHKGQIYVQYETHSEEDDTETETKRRRREYVSASNVRPSPPLELHRYFKVGENVDAFHDKAWRRGTIKDILEESRYAVSFEGVLEEQLEFDQWNLRLHRDWEDGSWVPPFHHQIQPKELKLRIKFSGTKSDAKFSKGTMVEVGGVKEGFQVSWYAAVIVDLIGIDKFLVEYQTVKTLNGTALLKDSVDASNIRPCPPETPQISHFKKFQEVDAWHRDGWWVSDIVNVLDDYNYRVYVRSTNEEVTLEHSNLRLHQDWIDGKWVTASRRSSGLELKSRKRDVEFKVKVGGRTSKAKFKEGTLVEVKSDDEGYHGSWFTAVIVGSLGEDKFLIEYQTLKSEDEAQFLKEKTEASHLRPCPPDIQRVDRFKLFEKVDAWYNDGWWVGLVSRVLDGLKYAVYFWTTNEELEFGHFSLRPHQEWIHGKWVADFRKKASVLSLKPRPGKSNCQNGLMTAEANYFCKGMKVEVKSDKEGFSGSWYPAVIIGSIGTGKYLVEYRTLKSDDENKLLKEEADAPCIRPCHPVIQRKDPFEPLEEVDAWYNAAWWAGGVCKVLKGSKYEVYIRGTNEVLEFQHSDLRPHQDWTDGKWHIPCRGRKL; this is encoded by the exons ATGCCCTTGCCGCATTTCGAGAAAGGGGACAAGGTGGAGGTTACCAAAggagacgacgacgacaactcttcttcttgttgttcaTGGTTCCCAGCCTCTATACTCCGCCCATTTCCAGCTAAGCACAAGGGCCAGATTTACGTCCAGTATGAAACCCACTCCGAGGAGGACGATACTGAGACTGAGACCAAACGACGCCGCAGAGAGTACGTCTCTGCTTCCAATGTCAGGCCTTCGCCGCCCCTGGAGCTACACCGCTACTTCAAAGTTGGGGAAAACGTCGACGCATTTCACGACAAGGCGTGGCGGAGAGGAACGATTAAGGATATACTCGAGGAGTCGAGGTATGCGGTGTCATTTGAGGGTGTGTTGGAGGAGCAGTTGGAGTTCGATCAGTGGAACTTAAGGCTTCATCGGGATTGGGAGGATGGCTCCTGGGTCCCTCCTTTCCACCACCAG ATCCAACCTAAAGAATTGAAATTGAGGATAAAGTTTAGTGGAACAAAGTCAGATGCCAAGTTCAGCAAGGGAACAATGGTGGAAGTAGGAGGCGTCAAAGAAGGTTTCCAGGTTTCTTGGTATGCAGCGGTCATTGTTGACTTAATAGGGATTGACAAGTTTTTGGTGGAATACCAGACGGTGAAGACATTGAATGGCACTGCACTCCTCAAAGACAGTGTTGATGCTTCTAATATTAGGCCTTGCCCCCCTGAAACTCCACAAATCagccattttaaaaagtttcaGGAAGTTGATGCTTGGCATAGAGATGGGTGGTGGGTGAGTGACATTGTTAACGTTCTTGATGACTACAATTACAGAGTCTACGTCAGGAGCACGAATGAGGAAGTAACTCTTGAACATTCTAATTTGAGGCTTCATCAAGACTGGATTGATGGTAAATGGGTTACTGCTTCCAGG AGGTCATCCGGGTTAGAGTTGAAGTCCAGAAAGAGAGACGTGGAGTTCAAGGTAAAGGTGGGTGGAAGAACGTCAAAGGCAAAGTTCAAGGAGGGGACACTAGTGGAGGTAAAAAGTGATGACGAAGGTTACCATGGTTCTTGGTTCACTGCAGTCATTGTTGGCTCACTAGGGGAGGACAAGTTCTTGATTGAATACCAAACACTGAAATCAGAGGATGAAGCTCAATTCCTTAAAGAGAAGACCGAGGCTTCACATCTTAGACCTTGTCCCCCCGATATACAGCGGGTTGACCGTTTCAAACTTTTTGAGAAAGTCGATGCTTGGTACAATGATGGATGGTGGGTGGGTCTTGTCTCCAGAGTGCTTGATGGCTTAAAGTATGCAGTTTATTTCTGGACTACAAATGAAGAACTGGAATTTGGGCATTTTAGCCTGAGGCCTCATCAAGAATGGATTCATGGAAAATGGGTTGCTGATTTCCGG AAAAAGGCATCTGTTTTGTCTCTGAAGCCCAGACCAGGAAAGTCGAATTGCCAGAATGGCTTAATGACAGCAGAGGCAAACTACTTTTGCAAGGGGATGAAGGTAGAGGTCAAAAGTGACAAAGAAGGTTTCTCAGGTTCTTGGTACCCAGCAGTCATTATAGGCTCTATAGGGACTGGGAAGTATTTGGTAGAATACAGGACACTGAAATCTGATGATGAAAACAAGCTCCTAAAAGAAGAGGCTGATGCTCCATGCATCAGGCCTTGTCATCCTGTAATTCAAAGGAAGGATCCTTTTGAACCACTTGAAGAAGTTGATGCTTGGTACAATGCTGCATGGTGGGCTGGTGGTGTCTGCAAAGTCCTTAAAGGCTCAAAGTATGAAGTCTACATTAGGGGCACAAATGAGGTATTGGAGTTTCAGCATTCTGATTTGAGGCCTCATCAAGATTGGACTGATGGAAAATGGCACATCCCTTGCAGG GGTCGGAAGTTGTAA
- the LOC131317994 gene encoding protein AGENET DOMAIN (AGD)-CONTAINING P1-like isoform X3, with product MPLPHFEKGDKVEVTKGDDDDNSSSCCSWFPASILRPFPAKHKGQIYVQYETHSEEDDTETETKRRRREYVSASNVRPSPPLELHRYFKVGENVDAFHDKAWRRGTIKDILEESRYAVSFEGVLEEQLEFDQWNLRLHRDWEDGSWVPPFHHQVIQPKELKLRIKFSGTKSDAKFSKGTMVEVGGVKEGFQVSWYAAVIVDLIGIDKFLVEYQTVKTLNGTALLKDSVDASNIRPCPPETPQISHFKKFQEVDAWHRDGWWVSDIVNVLDDYNYRVYVRSTNEEVTLEHSNLRLHQDWIDGKWVTASRRSSGLELKSRKRDVEFKVKVGGRTSKAKFKEGTLVEVKSDDEGYHGSWFTAVIVGSLGEDKFLIEYQTLKSEDEAQFLKEKTEASHLRPCPPDIQRVDRFKLFEKVDAWYNDGWWVGLVSRVLDGLKYAVYFWTTNEELEFGHFSLRPHQEWIHGKWVADFRKKASVLSLKPRPGKSNCQNGLMTAEANYFCKGMKVEVKSDKEGFSGSWYPAVIIGSIGTGKYLVEYRTLKSDDENKLLKEEADAPCIRPCHPVIQRKDPFEPLEEVDAWYNAAWWAGGVCKVLKGSKYEVYIRGTNEVLEFQHSDLRPHQDWTDGKWHIPCRGRKL from the exons ATGCCCTTGCCGCATTTCGAGAAAGGGGACAAGGTGGAGGTTACCAAAggagacgacgacgacaactcttcttcttgttgttcaTGGTTCCCAGCCTCTATACTCCGCCCATTTCCAGCTAAGCACAAGGGCCAGATTTACGTCCAGTATGAAACCCACTCCGAGGAGGACGATACTGAGACTGAGACCAAACGACGCCGCAGAGAGTACGTCTCTGCTTCCAATGTCAGGCCTTCGCCGCCCCTGGAGCTACACCGCTACTTCAAAGTTGGGGAAAACGTCGACGCATTTCACGACAAGGCGTGGCGGAGAGGAACGATTAAGGATATACTCGAGGAGTCGAGGTATGCGGTGTCATTTGAGGGTGTGTTGGAGGAGCAGTTGGAGTTCGATCAGTGGAACTTAAGGCTTCATCGGGATTGGGAGGATGGCTCCTGGGTCCCTCCTTTCCACCACCAGGTC ATCCAACCTAAAGAATTGAAATTGAGGATAAAGTTTAGTGGAACAAAGTCAGATGCCAAGTTCAGCAAGGGAACAATGGTGGAAGTAGGAGGCGTCAAAGAAGGTTTCCAGGTTTCTTGGTATGCAGCGGTCATTGTTGACTTAATAGGGATTGACAAGTTTTTGGTGGAATACCAGACGGTGAAGACATTGAATGGCACTGCACTCCTCAAAGACAGTGTTGATGCTTCTAATATTAGGCCTTGCCCCCCTGAAACTCCACAAATCagccattttaaaaagtttcaGGAAGTTGATGCTTGGCATAGAGATGGGTGGTGGGTGAGTGACATTGTTAACGTTCTTGATGACTACAATTACAGAGTCTACGTCAGGAGCACGAATGAGGAAGTAACTCTTGAACATTCTAATTTGAGGCTTCATCAAGACTGGATTGATGGTAAATGGGTTACTGCTTCCAGG AGGTCATCCGGGTTAGAGTTGAAGTCCAGAAAGAGAGACGTGGAGTTCAAGGTAAAGGTGGGTGGAAGAACGTCAAAGGCAAAGTTCAAGGAGGGGACACTAGTGGAGGTAAAAAGTGATGACGAAGGTTACCATGGTTCTTGGTTCACTGCAGTCATTGTTGGCTCACTAGGGGAGGACAAGTTCTTGATTGAATACCAAACACTGAAATCAGAGGATGAAGCTCAATTCCTTAAAGAGAAGACCGAGGCTTCACATCTTAGACCTTGTCCCCCCGATATACAGCGGGTTGACCGTTTCAAACTTTTTGAGAAAGTCGATGCTTGGTACAATGATGGATGGTGGGTGGGTCTTGTCTCCAGAGTGCTTGATGGCTTAAAGTATGCAGTTTATTTCTGGACTACAAATGAAGAACTGGAATTTGGGCATTTTAGCCTGAGGCCTCATCAAGAATGGATTCATGGAAAATGGGTTGCTGATTTCCGG AAAAAGGCATCTGTTTTGTCTCTGAAGCCCAGACCAGGAAAGTCGAATTGCCAGAATGGCTTAATGACAGCAGAGGCAAACTACTTTTGCAAGGGGATGAAGGTAGAGGTCAAAAGTGACAAAGAAGGTTTCTCAGGTTCTTGGTACCCAGCAGTCATTATAGGCTCTATAGGGACTGGGAAGTATTTGGTAGAATACAGGACACTGAAATCTGATGATGAAAACAAGCTCCTAAAAGAAGAGGCTGATGCTCCATGCATCAGGCCTTGTCATCCTGTAATTCAAAGGAAGGATCCTTTTGAACCACTTGAAGAAGTTGATGCTTGGTACAATGCTGCATGGTGGGCTGGTGGTGTCTGCAAAGTCCTTAAAGGCTCAAAGTATGAAGTCTACATTAGGGGCACAAATGAGGTATTGGAGTTTCAGCATTCTGATTTGAGGCCTCATCAAGATTGGACTGATGGAAAATGGCACATCCCTTGCAGG GGTCGGAAGTTGTAA
- the LOC131317994 gene encoding protein AGENET DOMAIN (AGD)-CONTAINING P1-like isoform X2, giving the protein MPLPHFEKGDKVEVTKGDDDDNSSSCCSWFPASILRPFPAKHKGQIYVQYETHSEEDDTETETKRRRREYVSASNVRPSPPLELHRYFKVGENVDAFHDKAWRRGTIKDILEESRYAVSFEGVLEEQLEFDQWNLRLHRDWEDGSWVPPFHHQIQPKELKLRIKFSGTKSDAKFSKGTMVEVGGVKEGFQVSWYAAVIVDLIGIDKFLVEYQTVKTLNGTALLKDSVDASNIRPCPPETPQISHFKKFQEVDAWHRDGWWVSDIVNVLDDYNYRVYVRSTNEEVTLEHSNLRLHQDWIDGKWVTASRRSSGLELKSRKRDVEFKVKVGGRTSKAKFKEGTLVEVKSDDEGYHGSWFTAVIVGSLGEDKFLIEYQTLKSEDEAQFLKEKTEASHLRPCPPDIQRVDRFKLFEKVDAWYNDGWWVGLVSRVLDGLKYAVYFWTTNEELEFGHFSLRPHQEWIHGKWVADFRKKASVLSLKPRPGKSNCQNGLMTAEANYFCKGMKVEVKSDKEGFSGSWYPAVIIGSIGTGKYLVEYRTLKSDDENKLLKEEADAPCIRPCHPVIQRKDPFEPLEEVDAWYNAAWWAGGVCKVLKGSKYEVYIRGTNEVLEFQHSDLRPHQDWTDGKWHIPCRVWHSYAFKSCRFLFPNHG; this is encoded by the exons ATGCCCTTGCCGCATTTCGAGAAAGGGGACAAGGTGGAGGTTACCAAAggagacgacgacgacaactcttcttcttgttgttcaTGGTTCCCAGCCTCTATACTCCGCCCATTTCCAGCTAAGCACAAGGGCCAGATTTACGTCCAGTATGAAACCCACTCCGAGGAGGACGATACTGAGACTGAGACCAAACGACGCCGCAGAGAGTACGTCTCTGCTTCCAATGTCAGGCCTTCGCCGCCCCTGGAGCTACACCGCTACTTCAAAGTTGGGGAAAACGTCGACGCATTTCACGACAAGGCGTGGCGGAGAGGAACGATTAAGGATATACTCGAGGAGTCGAGGTATGCGGTGTCATTTGAGGGTGTGTTGGAGGAGCAGTTGGAGTTCGATCAGTGGAACTTAAGGCTTCATCGGGATTGGGAGGATGGCTCCTGGGTCCCTCCTTTCCACCACCAG ATCCAACCTAAAGAATTGAAATTGAGGATAAAGTTTAGTGGAACAAAGTCAGATGCCAAGTTCAGCAAGGGAACAATGGTGGAAGTAGGAGGCGTCAAAGAAGGTTTCCAGGTTTCTTGGTATGCAGCGGTCATTGTTGACTTAATAGGGATTGACAAGTTTTTGGTGGAATACCAGACGGTGAAGACATTGAATGGCACTGCACTCCTCAAAGACAGTGTTGATGCTTCTAATATTAGGCCTTGCCCCCCTGAAACTCCACAAATCagccattttaaaaagtttcaGGAAGTTGATGCTTGGCATAGAGATGGGTGGTGGGTGAGTGACATTGTTAACGTTCTTGATGACTACAATTACAGAGTCTACGTCAGGAGCACGAATGAGGAAGTAACTCTTGAACATTCTAATTTGAGGCTTCATCAAGACTGGATTGATGGTAAATGGGTTACTGCTTCCAGG AGGTCATCCGGGTTAGAGTTGAAGTCCAGAAAGAGAGACGTGGAGTTCAAGGTAAAGGTGGGTGGAAGAACGTCAAAGGCAAAGTTCAAGGAGGGGACACTAGTGGAGGTAAAAAGTGATGACGAAGGTTACCATGGTTCTTGGTTCACTGCAGTCATTGTTGGCTCACTAGGGGAGGACAAGTTCTTGATTGAATACCAAACACTGAAATCAGAGGATGAAGCTCAATTCCTTAAAGAGAAGACCGAGGCTTCACATCTTAGACCTTGTCCCCCCGATATACAGCGGGTTGACCGTTTCAAACTTTTTGAGAAAGTCGATGCTTGGTACAATGATGGATGGTGGGTGGGTCTTGTCTCCAGAGTGCTTGATGGCTTAAAGTATGCAGTTTATTTCTGGACTACAAATGAAGAACTGGAATTTGGGCATTTTAGCCTGAGGCCTCATCAAGAATGGATTCATGGAAAATGGGTTGCTGATTTCCGG AAAAAGGCATCTGTTTTGTCTCTGAAGCCCAGACCAGGAAAGTCGAATTGCCAGAATGGCTTAATGACAGCAGAGGCAAACTACTTTTGCAAGGGGATGAAGGTAGAGGTCAAAAGTGACAAAGAAGGTTTCTCAGGTTCTTGGTACCCAGCAGTCATTATAGGCTCTATAGGGACTGGGAAGTATTTGGTAGAATACAGGACACTGAAATCTGATGATGAAAACAAGCTCCTAAAAGAAGAGGCTGATGCTCCATGCATCAGGCCTTGTCATCCTGTAATTCAAAGGAAGGATCCTTTTGAACCACTTGAAGAAGTTGATGCTTGGTACAATGCTGCATGGTGGGCTGGTGGTGTCTGCAAAGTCCTTAAAGGCTCAAAGTATGAAGTCTACATTAGGGGCACAAATGAGGTATTGGAGTTTCAGCATTCTGATTTGAGGCCTCATCAAGATTGGACTGATGGAAAATGGCACATCCCTTGCAGGGTATGGCATTCGTATGCTTTTAAATCATGCAGGTTTCTTTTTCCTAACCATGGTTGA
- the LOC131317994 gene encoding protein AGENET DOMAIN (AGD)-CONTAINING P1-like isoform X4, whose amino-acid sequence MPLPHFEKGDKVEVTKGDDDDNSSSCCSWFPASILRPFPAKHKGQIYVQYETHSEEDDTETETKRRRREYVSASNVRPSPPLELHRYFKVGENVDAFHDKAWRRGTIKDILEESRYAVSFEGVLEEQLEFDQWNLRLHRDWEDGSWVPPFHHQVIQPKELKLRIKFSGTKSDAKFSKGTMVEVGGVKEGFQVSWYAAVIVDLIGIDKFLVEYQTVKTLNGTALLKDSVDASNIRPCPPETPQISHFKKFQEVDAWHRDGWWVSDIVNVLDDYNYRVYVRSTNEEVTLEHSNLRLHQDWIDGKWVTASRRSSGLELKSRKRDVEFKVKVGGRTSKAKFKEGTLVEVKSDDEGYHGSWFTAVIVGSLGEDKFLIEYQTLKSEDEAQFLKEKTEASHLRPCPPDIQRVDRFKLFEKVDAWYNDGWWVGLVSRVLDGLKYAVYFWTTNEELEFGHFSLRPHQEWIHGKWVADFRKKASVLSLKPRPGKSNCQNGLMTAEANYFCKGMKVEVKSDKEGFSGSWYPAVIIGSIGTGKYLVEYRTLKSDDENKLLKEEADAPCIRPCHPVIQRKDPFEPLEEVDAWYNAAWWAGGVCKVLKGSKYEVYIRGTNEVLEFQHSDLRPHQDWTDGKWHIPCRKLML is encoded by the exons ATGCCCTTGCCGCATTTCGAGAAAGGGGACAAGGTGGAGGTTACCAAAggagacgacgacgacaactcttcttcttgttgttcaTGGTTCCCAGCCTCTATACTCCGCCCATTTCCAGCTAAGCACAAGGGCCAGATTTACGTCCAGTATGAAACCCACTCCGAGGAGGACGATACTGAGACTGAGACCAAACGACGCCGCAGAGAGTACGTCTCTGCTTCCAATGTCAGGCCTTCGCCGCCCCTGGAGCTACACCGCTACTTCAAAGTTGGGGAAAACGTCGACGCATTTCACGACAAGGCGTGGCGGAGAGGAACGATTAAGGATATACTCGAGGAGTCGAGGTATGCGGTGTCATTTGAGGGTGTGTTGGAGGAGCAGTTGGAGTTCGATCAGTGGAACTTAAGGCTTCATCGGGATTGGGAGGATGGCTCCTGGGTCCCTCCTTTCCACCACCAGGTC ATCCAACCTAAAGAATTGAAATTGAGGATAAAGTTTAGTGGAACAAAGTCAGATGCCAAGTTCAGCAAGGGAACAATGGTGGAAGTAGGAGGCGTCAAAGAAGGTTTCCAGGTTTCTTGGTATGCAGCGGTCATTGTTGACTTAATAGGGATTGACAAGTTTTTGGTGGAATACCAGACGGTGAAGACATTGAATGGCACTGCACTCCTCAAAGACAGTGTTGATGCTTCTAATATTAGGCCTTGCCCCCCTGAAACTCCACAAATCagccattttaaaaagtttcaGGAAGTTGATGCTTGGCATAGAGATGGGTGGTGGGTGAGTGACATTGTTAACGTTCTTGATGACTACAATTACAGAGTCTACGTCAGGAGCACGAATGAGGAAGTAACTCTTGAACATTCTAATTTGAGGCTTCATCAAGACTGGATTGATGGTAAATGGGTTACTGCTTCCAGG AGGTCATCCGGGTTAGAGTTGAAGTCCAGAAAGAGAGACGTGGAGTTCAAGGTAAAGGTGGGTGGAAGAACGTCAAAGGCAAAGTTCAAGGAGGGGACACTAGTGGAGGTAAAAAGTGATGACGAAGGTTACCATGGTTCTTGGTTCACTGCAGTCATTGTTGGCTCACTAGGGGAGGACAAGTTCTTGATTGAATACCAAACACTGAAATCAGAGGATGAAGCTCAATTCCTTAAAGAGAAGACCGAGGCTTCACATCTTAGACCTTGTCCCCCCGATATACAGCGGGTTGACCGTTTCAAACTTTTTGAGAAAGTCGATGCTTGGTACAATGATGGATGGTGGGTGGGTCTTGTCTCCAGAGTGCTTGATGGCTTAAAGTATGCAGTTTATTTCTGGACTACAAATGAAGAACTGGAATTTGGGCATTTTAGCCTGAGGCCTCATCAAGAATGGATTCATGGAAAATGGGTTGCTGATTTCCGG AAAAAGGCATCTGTTTTGTCTCTGAAGCCCAGACCAGGAAAGTCGAATTGCCAGAATGGCTTAATGACAGCAGAGGCAAACTACTTTTGCAAGGGGATGAAGGTAGAGGTCAAAAGTGACAAAGAAGGTTTCTCAGGTTCTTGGTACCCAGCAGTCATTATAGGCTCTATAGGGACTGGGAAGTATTTGGTAGAATACAGGACACTGAAATCTGATGATGAAAACAAGCTCCTAAAAGAAGAGGCTGATGCTCCATGCATCAGGCCTTGTCATCCTGTAATTCAAAGGAAGGATCCTTTTGAACCACTTGAAGAAGTTGATGCTTGGTACAATGCTGCATGGTGGGCTGGTGGTGTCTGCAAAGTCCTTAAAGGCTCAAAGTATGAAGTCTACATTAGGGGCACAAATGAGGTATTGGAGTTTCAGCATTCTGATTTGAGGCCTCATCAAGATTGGACTGATGGAAAATGGCACATCCCTTGCAGG AAACTAATGTTGTAA
- the LOC131317994 gene encoding protein AGENET DOMAIN (AGD)-CONTAINING P1-like isoform X1 produces the protein MPLPHFEKGDKVEVTKGDDDDNSSSCCSWFPASILRPFPAKHKGQIYVQYETHSEEDDTETETKRRRREYVSASNVRPSPPLELHRYFKVGENVDAFHDKAWRRGTIKDILEESRYAVSFEGVLEEQLEFDQWNLRLHRDWEDGSWVPPFHHQVIQPKELKLRIKFSGTKSDAKFSKGTMVEVGGVKEGFQVSWYAAVIVDLIGIDKFLVEYQTVKTLNGTALLKDSVDASNIRPCPPETPQISHFKKFQEVDAWHRDGWWVSDIVNVLDDYNYRVYVRSTNEEVTLEHSNLRLHQDWIDGKWVTASRRSSGLELKSRKRDVEFKVKVGGRTSKAKFKEGTLVEVKSDDEGYHGSWFTAVIVGSLGEDKFLIEYQTLKSEDEAQFLKEKTEASHLRPCPPDIQRVDRFKLFEKVDAWYNDGWWVGLVSRVLDGLKYAVYFWTTNEELEFGHFSLRPHQEWIHGKWVADFRKKASVLSLKPRPGKSNCQNGLMTAEANYFCKGMKVEVKSDKEGFSGSWYPAVIIGSIGTGKYLVEYRTLKSDDENKLLKEEADAPCIRPCHPVIQRKDPFEPLEEVDAWYNAAWWAGGVCKVLKGSKYEVYIRGTNEVLEFQHSDLRPHQDWTDGKWHIPCRVWHSYAFKSCRFLFPNHG, from the exons ATGCCCTTGCCGCATTTCGAGAAAGGGGACAAGGTGGAGGTTACCAAAggagacgacgacgacaactcttcttcttgttgttcaTGGTTCCCAGCCTCTATACTCCGCCCATTTCCAGCTAAGCACAAGGGCCAGATTTACGTCCAGTATGAAACCCACTCCGAGGAGGACGATACTGAGACTGAGACCAAACGACGCCGCAGAGAGTACGTCTCTGCTTCCAATGTCAGGCCTTCGCCGCCCCTGGAGCTACACCGCTACTTCAAAGTTGGGGAAAACGTCGACGCATTTCACGACAAGGCGTGGCGGAGAGGAACGATTAAGGATATACTCGAGGAGTCGAGGTATGCGGTGTCATTTGAGGGTGTGTTGGAGGAGCAGTTGGAGTTCGATCAGTGGAACTTAAGGCTTCATCGGGATTGGGAGGATGGCTCCTGGGTCCCTCCTTTCCACCACCAGGTC ATCCAACCTAAAGAATTGAAATTGAGGATAAAGTTTAGTGGAACAAAGTCAGATGCCAAGTTCAGCAAGGGAACAATGGTGGAAGTAGGAGGCGTCAAAGAAGGTTTCCAGGTTTCTTGGTATGCAGCGGTCATTGTTGACTTAATAGGGATTGACAAGTTTTTGGTGGAATACCAGACGGTGAAGACATTGAATGGCACTGCACTCCTCAAAGACAGTGTTGATGCTTCTAATATTAGGCCTTGCCCCCCTGAAACTCCACAAATCagccattttaaaaagtttcaGGAAGTTGATGCTTGGCATAGAGATGGGTGGTGGGTGAGTGACATTGTTAACGTTCTTGATGACTACAATTACAGAGTCTACGTCAGGAGCACGAATGAGGAAGTAACTCTTGAACATTCTAATTTGAGGCTTCATCAAGACTGGATTGATGGTAAATGGGTTACTGCTTCCAGG AGGTCATCCGGGTTAGAGTTGAAGTCCAGAAAGAGAGACGTGGAGTTCAAGGTAAAGGTGGGTGGAAGAACGTCAAAGGCAAAGTTCAAGGAGGGGACACTAGTGGAGGTAAAAAGTGATGACGAAGGTTACCATGGTTCTTGGTTCACTGCAGTCATTGTTGGCTCACTAGGGGAGGACAAGTTCTTGATTGAATACCAAACACTGAAATCAGAGGATGAAGCTCAATTCCTTAAAGAGAAGACCGAGGCTTCACATCTTAGACCTTGTCCCCCCGATATACAGCGGGTTGACCGTTTCAAACTTTTTGAGAAAGTCGATGCTTGGTACAATGATGGATGGTGGGTGGGTCTTGTCTCCAGAGTGCTTGATGGCTTAAAGTATGCAGTTTATTTCTGGACTACAAATGAAGAACTGGAATTTGGGCATTTTAGCCTGAGGCCTCATCAAGAATGGATTCATGGAAAATGGGTTGCTGATTTCCGG AAAAAGGCATCTGTTTTGTCTCTGAAGCCCAGACCAGGAAAGTCGAATTGCCAGAATGGCTTAATGACAGCAGAGGCAAACTACTTTTGCAAGGGGATGAAGGTAGAGGTCAAAAGTGACAAAGAAGGTTTCTCAGGTTCTTGGTACCCAGCAGTCATTATAGGCTCTATAGGGACTGGGAAGTATTTGGTAGAATACAGGACACTGAAATCTGATGATGAAAACAAGCTCCTAAAAGAAGAGGCTGATGCTCCATGCATCAGGCCTTGTCATCCTGTAATTCAAAGGAAGGATCCTTTTGAACCACTTGAAGAAGTTGATGCTTGGTACAATGCTGCATGGTGGGCTGGTGGTGTCTGCAAAGTCCTTAAAGGCTCAAAGTATGAAGTCTACATTAGGGGCACAAATGAGGTATTGGAGTTTCAGCATTCTGATTTGAGGCCTCATCAAGATTGGACTGATGGAAAATGGCACATCCCTTGCAGGGTATGGCATTCGTATGCTTTTAAATCATGCAGGTTTCTTTTTCCTAACCATGGTTGA